A single genomic interval of Streptomyces sp. NBC_00663 harbors:
- a CDS encoding DUF742 domain-containing protein, with the protein MTDRPHLPVRGGDRKPARVRPYSLTGGRTRFGHVLLVETFVASTNALEAAEERKELMNGSLNTRVMPELRAIVELCRRMRTVAEIAALLKMPLGVVRVLLSDLADQGKIRVYGTGTGHGTGRPDRALLERVLNGLRRL; encoded by the coding sequence ATGACCGATCGTCCCCACCTCCCCGTCCGCGGCGGCGACCGCAAGCCCGCCCGCGTCCGCCCCTACTCGCTCACCGGCGGCCGTACCCGCTTCGGCCACGTCCTCCTCGTGGAGACGTTCGTGGCGAGCACCAACGCGCTCGAGGCCGCCGAGGAGCGCAAGGAACTGATGAATGGTTCCCTCAACACCCGGGTCATGCCGGAGCTGCGGGCCATCGTCGAACTCTGCCGCCGGATGCGCACGGTGGCCGAGATCGCCGCGCTGCTGAAGATGCCGCTCGGTGTGGTCCGGGTGTTGCTCAGCGACCTCGCGGACCAGGGAAAGATCCGTGTGTACGGCACCGGCACCGGTCACGGCACCGGCCGTCCGGACCGCGCTCTGCTCGAAAGGGTGCTGAATGGACTCCGTCGTCTTTGA
- a CDS encoding roadblock/LC7 domain-containing protein gives MTAPSTFGLSSEARNLHWLLTNLVEEVPGIQSVAVVSSDGLLLLSSDPGRNDEARTPTPGPKGPRGSSADLATIVSGIGSLTIGAAKLMESGPVKHTMVAMDEGSLFVMSISDGSLLGVHGSADCDMSVVAYHMALFVGRAGHVLTPELRSELRKSLESETQSAGSPR, from the coding sequence TTGACCGCGCCCAGTACCTTCGGACTGAGCAGTGAAGCCCGCAACCTGCACTGGCTGCTGACGAACCTGGTCGAGGAGGTGCCGGGCATCCAGTCAGTAGCGGTGGTCTCATCGGACGGCCTGCTCCTGCTCTCCTCCGACCCCGGCCGAAACGACGAGGCCCGCACCCCCACCCCCGGGCCCAAGGGCCCGCGCGGATCGTCGGCCGACCTCGCCACCATCGTCTCCGGCATCGGCAGCCTCACCATCGGCGCCGCCAAGCTCATGGAGTCCGGCCCGGTGAAGCACACGATGGTCGCGATGGACGAGGGCAGCCTGTTCGTGATGTCGATCAGCGACGGCTCGCTGCTCGGTGTGCACGGCTCCGCCGACTGCGACATGAGCGTCGTGGCGTACCACATGGCCCTGTTCGTGGGCCGCGCCGGCCATGTCCTGACCCCCGAACTCCGCAGCGAGCTCCGAAAATCCCTGGAGAGCGAGACCCAGTCGGCAGGGAGTCCCCGATGA